The Cyclobacterium amurskyense genome contains the following window.
GCCCGCCAAGCATACAAAAGATAATTTAGCTGAGGCTGAGGGGTAGCAATAAAAGGTGCTTTTAATCTTTAAACTGCACCAATGTTACCCCTGAACCTCCTCTATCTGCATGTTCATCCGAAAACCCGGCTACTGAAGATGATTCTCTAAGGAGATTCCTGGTAAGCTCTCTAAGAATACCATCCCCTTTACCGTGGATTACTTTTACATCATTGATGCCTAGCATAAATGCATCATCAATGAAATTCTGAACCAACATAAAAACCTCTTCCCCTCGTTTACCCCTGATATCCAGGTTAGGTGAAAAATTTGCCATTTTAGAAGAGGTATCATAGCTTATTCTTTTCGCTATTGCTTTCTTTTCCTTTTTAAGAGAAGTATTTGATATTTTTTCCAATCGATTTAACTTCACTGTAGATTTGAGATCCCCAATGGTAACGGAAGCTTGCTTTCCTTTAATCTCCAACACCTCAGCCAAGGCGCCATTGTCCTTGATCCTAACCTGATCTCCTGCTGTTATGGTGCCACCAACCACCTTGATGGTTTCTTTGCGCTCAACTGGCTTCTTCTCTGGCTTTATGGCCTCTTTATGCTCATCCAGTTCCTTCCTTATTTGTTTGGTCGCTTCCTTATTGGCTTGAGACTCTTTAATCGATCGTATCGTATTCTCTATTTTCCTATTGGTATCATCTAGTAATACCTTGGCTTGCGCTTTTGCTTCATTTAAAATGACCTTTTGTTGACTGTCCAGGGTTGCTTTCAACGAATTGTATTCCCTAAGTTTAATCGCCAGCAATCTATCTTTACGCTCCACCTCAGCCATAAGGTTTTCGTATTTACTTTTCTCACTCTCCACTTTCAAAAGCAACTTGTCATACCTCACACGCGTCTCTCCAATCTGGGCTTTGGCATGAAGAACGATCTCTTTGGGAATACCTATTTTCCCTGCAATTTCAAAGGCAAAAGAACTTCCCGGCTTTCCTATTTCCAGTTCATATAACGGTTCAAGCCGATCTACATCAAACCTCATTGCTCCATTTACCATGCCCTGACTTTTTGAGGCCAATTGCTTTAGGTTACCGTAGTGAGTGGTCACCAATCCAAAAGCACCAGACTTATTCAATGCAATCAAAATGGCTTCTGCTATCGCTCCTCCAAACTGAGGTTCAGTTCCTGTCCCAAATTCGTCAATAAAGAACAAGGTTTTCTTATTGGCATAAAAGGTAAAGTGCTTCATGTTCATCAAGTGTGAACTGTAAGTACTTAGATCATTTTCTATATTTTGTTCATCCCCTATGTCTATAAAAAATTGATCAAAAATAGCACATTTAGATTTGGGTTCCATTGGAACAAGCAAACCACACTGGTACATGAACTGAACAAGTGCAACTGTTTTAAGTGTGACTGATTTACCACCTGCATTGGGGCCTGAAATAACCAAAACACGGTTATTTGGATCCAGCTTGATGGTAACCGGCACAATCTCTTTTTGTTGCTGTTTCAGGGACATTTCCAGCAATGGATGCCTAGCTTTTATCCAAGACATCTCCCTCTCCTTAACCATTTCCGGATTAATCCCATTAATTTTAATGGCAAACTTGGCTTTGGCTCTAATGAAATCAATCATTCCAAGAAAATAAAAGGCCCTTCTCAGGGTTGGAATGTATTCTCTAAGTTCATCCGTTAGCTTTGTGAGAATCTTCTGAACTTCTCTTCGTTCCATGTACAAGAGGTCCTTGATATCATTATTGATATCCAAAACTTCTGCTGGCTCAAGGTATACCGTTTGTCCAGTTGCAGACTCATCATGGATAAACCCCTTAATGCGCCTTTTATACTCCGCCAGTACAGGGATCACCATTCGGCCTCCCCGAATAGTAATAGAGGCATCTTCAGGAGTAAACCCTTGCGATTTTGCAGACCTATAGATACTATCCAAAACCTTGCGAATTCTATTCTCTTCGTAAGCAAGCTGGGTTCTGACAATGTTTAACTCCTTGGAGGCATTGTCCTTTATTTTTCCTTTGTCATCAAGTACCTTATTTATACTAAACTCCAATAGTATATCCTCCTCTACCATCCCAAGTAGCTGATGCAGTTGAGGATATTCTTCTGCATTTTTCTTAAAAAAAAGTACACATCCCGCAAGGGTTTTGAGCCCAAGACGAATTTCATGAAAGTCCTCTTCAAAAAGAAAAGTCCCCTCAATCTTGGCTTTATTGAGGTAAGGGTAGATATTAATATAGTTATTGCTAGGAAAAGGATCTCCCGAGACTAAAATCTGTCTGAATTCCTCAGTCTGCGTGAGCAATCTACTGAGTAATCGTCGATCCTTAGAAAAAGCTATTTTTTTAACAAAGTCAGCACCCAGAACACCTGTGCATTCTTGTCTAATTAAATCTTTGATCTTATCAAAGTCAATCTTTTCCTCCAAATTATCAGGATACAATTTCATTTATGGTTGTAGGTTTTGCTGTGCTTCTTTTTCTTTAACTGACAATGAATCAATTGCCCGTTCATATAAATATTCCATTTTGGTAGCATCTCTCAAATAATATTCCAGACTTTTAATGTAAACTGAGTCAGGAATACCATGTTTTTCAAAAATGCGTCTTTCTAAAATCGGATAAAGGATTTTAGTAGAGTCATATGGAATGGAGAGAGACTGCACAAACCCCTCTGTCAGATGTATATCCACAAGGATATTGACCATATCATCTTCTGACAAGATGTTGTCTGATCCATCATTTTCATGACAAGAGATCGTCCCGAAAAGAAAAGCAAAAGCTATATATAGGTGTTTCACATTCCAAAATTACCTAATTCCTTTTAAAATTGGCAATAAGTAAAGGCTAAGTCGTTTTATTATTCGAATGAGACTGCTAAATTAGGCCTCTGATTAAAAAATAAAGATGAACCAACTGTTAAAAAAGCTAAGAAAATATGAAATCCTACTCAGAAAAGTGGCTAATAGTCACCTTCAGGGGGATCACCAGTCTATTTTCAAAGGTGCTGGGCTGGAGTTCGATGATCTTCGCCCCTATCAGTATGGTGACGATGTAAGAACCATAGAATGGAAAGTTTCTGCAAAAGGTCATGGCACTTTTGTTAAAACGTTTAAAGAGGACAAAGATCAAAGCGTCTACTTCCTTTTGGACGTAAGCGGATCTCAAGATATTGGCAGTAAAGTGCGTAAAAAAATCGACCTTGGAAAAGAAATTGCCGGTGTATTGACTTTGGCATCCATACATGACGGTTCACAGGTAGGACTAATAGGTTATTCAGATCAAAAAGAAAGTATCATCCTTCCGGGAAAAGGAACTCGACAGGCGGTGAAGGTTATAAAAGGGATCTTTAGCAAAGACAACAAATCAAAAAAGACAGACCTTAATGGTATGTTTACATTTTGTCTTAACCTCATTAAGAAAAGATCAATTCTTTTCGTCATTTCTGACTTTATTGATGAAGGTTACGAAAGACCTTTAAAAGCCCTGGCATTCAAACATGATTTAGTGGTATTACAAATGACAGACCCAATAGAATCTGCTTTACCATCCCTAGGGATTATACCTGTTTTTGATAAAGAAGAGGGTAAAACCACCTGGGTAAATACTGCATTTGGTGGATTTTCGAAAAAAATCGCCACCTCATTTACTTCTGACAGGGTGCAACTTAAAGATTTTTGCAAAAAAAATCAGATCAATTACCTACAGATAGCCACAGATCAAGACATCGTCCTACCTTTGATGGAATTATTTAAGTTGAGAAATAAAACCATGAAACGTGGATAGAATAGTAAAACTATGTTATTTAGTTATCTTTCTTATCTCATCTATTCCTATGGCTCAAGCCCAGGATGTTGTAGTAGAGGGATATTTTTTGCAGGATTCTGCAAAATTAGGTGAAAGGGTAGGCTATGTTTTAAAATCACGCTACCCAAGTGATTTGCCTGTAATATTTCCAGACTCAACCTATGACTTTGGCAACTTTGAGTATTTGGACAAACAAATATTTTCTTCCTATTCGGAGGACAGTATTAGTTTAGACAGTGCTGTTTATTGGATATCTAATTTTTCATTGGATTCCGTGCAAGCTTTTCGAATGCCTGTATATGAAGTATTGAATTATGACAGCATCAGCCACTTCCCTCCAGCTGCTAACCTGGCGCTTACCCTTACCATTGATGAGATACCCGAGGAGTTGGCCTTTGAAGAGAACAATAGCTATTTAAATATTCCTCAGGCATTCAATTACCCTTATTTAATCATTGGCGTCTCGATTCTGGTAATCTTACTAGTACTTGCTTTCGTCATATTTGGTAAGGGAGTATTCAATCGCTGGAAAGCCTATAGAGAAAGAAAAAAATGGCGCAAATTCATCTCCAATTGGGATAACTCAATGAATGACCTTGTTCAGCAACCGGACATTAAGAAAGCTGATGAATTATTAGGTTTGTGGAAAAATTATTTGGAGAATTTAACGGGACTGCCCTATAAGGAGTGGACCTCCACTGAAATTTCCATCCACCTGAACAAACCTGAAATAATAAAAGATTTTAGAAAAATCGAACTGATTATATATGCCAATCGGGTAGATGATAATATTCGGGAAGCCTGTGATAATTTATTAAAAATATCAGAAGGTCTATTGGAAGAAAAAATAGAAAAAATTTACAATCATGACTGATGTCTCTTCCTTTTTCTCTTGGAGTTGGTTTACACCAGAAACCCTCCGAAGTTTTGAGTGGGAAAACTATTCCTTGCTCCATTTAATATGGATCATTCCAATAGTGTTATTAATCAGAAAGTTTATAAAACTGCTGAAAAAGCCAGTATTAGAACTATCTCTTCCTAAAATTGTTGCTTCCAACAATCCTTGGACCTACCTGCGCCTCATTCCATCGTTTTTCTTTCTTCTCGCGTTGTGGATGGTGGTGATTGCACTTGCTAGACCTCAGCGCACTAATGAAAAAGTAGAACAGTATACTGAAGGTATTGATATCATGTTGGTAATGGATATATCCGAATCCATGGATTTACAGGACTTCACTCCCAATAGATTGGAAGCTGCCAAAGAAACGGCTATAGATTTTATCAATGGTAGGATTGCTGACAGAATTGGAATGGTAATATTCTCCGGTGAAGCATTCTCCCTAGCTCCTCTTACTACAGATTACGAACTTCTGACAGATTTGGTCAACAGTATTACTTTTAATATGATGGATGCCAAGGGTACGGCCATTGGCAGCGCGGTATCTACAGGTATCAACAGAATGAGAGAATCTGAAGCCAAATCCAAAGTAATGGTATTGCTTAGTGATGGTGACAATAACGCCGGTAATGTTGATCCAGTTTTTGCCGCTCAGTTAGCCGAAGCTATGGATGTTAAGATCTATACCATTGCTGTCGGTAAAGACGGAATGGTACCCTATGGAACTGATTTTTTTGGGCGGCCACAAATGATCGAAAGTTACCTCAATGAGGAAACATTAAGAAATATAGCCAGAATCACAAAAGCTGAATTCTTTAGAGCTTCTGATGACAAAGCCCTAGAAAATATATTTAAGCGAATAGATGAATTAGAAAAAGCTGAAATTATAGAATCCAGGTACAAGGAAACAATGGATTACTATAGACCTTACCTCATTTGGGGCATACTCTTTTTCTTTGTTTGGATGGCTTTAAAAAGTACGTTTTTCAATAACTTCCTCTTGGATTAAAACAATAAAAAACCGACTTATTACTAAGTCGGTTTTTTTATTGAAGAGTGGGTTATCAACTCATCTCCCAGCCAGTTCTTACTGGTTCTTTAATGTATTGATCAACTTCTCCTATTCCAGTTGCTTTGAGGTTCTTAGCATCCCAATTGATTTTCTGTCCTTTCATCCTAAGGGAAAGCACCCCTAATAAGGTGATTTCTGTCAAGTGAGCCCCGTATTCAAAGTTAGAACTCGCCGCAGGACCACCCTTAATTGCGTTCACCCAATCTCTAAAGTGACCTTTTGATCTAGGGATTACCTCCTTAGGTTTTTTCATATTAGCTGCCAAGCTCTCTGGGAAAACATGAGGTACACGATCTCCACCATTCACAATTATTCCTTTATCTCCAACGAATAATGTAGCTCTGGAAGGCCACTTGTAGCCTTCTGGTAAATATTGGTGCAACTGTGGTTTGAGCCCTCCGGAATACCATGTTAGCTGTATAGGTTTACCAGTATTATTGTCCGGGAAGTTATAGTAGCCTATTTCACCATATGGAGCGATGTTTTCATTGCTGAATCCCGCAGGAAAAACTTCAATGGTATCCGGGTGCCCAAGTTCAAACGCCCAAGTAGCAGCATCCATATCGTGGCATCCGAAATCCCCCAAAGCACCGCAACCAAAATCCCAAAAATCTCTCCATGTTACAGGAGTATACCATTCATGAAAAGGTCTATTTGCAGAAGGTCCAAGCCAAAGATCCCAGTCAAAACCATGAGGTTTTTGGGTATTGGTTGTAGGTACTGCTTGCATTTCATCTATCCACCTTGAGGCGGGTACCCAAGAGTGAGTTTCTTTTACTTCTCCTATGACACCTGCTCTTAGGTATTCTACTGTCTGTCGAATACCATCAGTGCTGTGTCCCACATTTCCCATTTGAGTAGCTAAACCAGTCTCCTTAGTAAGGTCTTTGATCATCCGGGCTTCCCATATATTATGTGTAAGTGGTTTTTCGCAATAGACATGCTTTCCAGACTTCATAGAAGCATAAGTAATAACAGCATGGGTATTGTCTGGTGTAGAACAACAAATTGCATCCAAGCCTTTTTCCTTCTCAAGCATTTCACGAAAATCCAGATATTCATTTACCTTAAAATTCTCGGTTTTATCTTCATAATGGTCTTCCACCATTCGTTTTACTGGATGTCTACCTGCAATGGACTTGTAGTAAAAATTAGCCAAGTCCCAGTATTCAGCAGGATCAGCTATAGCTGTAATTTGTACATCATCTAACTTCATCAAGTCTTGGGCATTTTGCCTTCCTTTGCCCCCTACCCCTATCATTCCAACATTTACCTTGTCACTTGGCGCCACATGTCCTTTACCTCCTAACACAAACCTTGGGACAATAAAAAATCCCGCTGCTGCTAAGGAAGAACTTTTAATGAAATCCCTCCTTGAATCAGGAGTTTTATTATTATTTGGTTTTTCAAGCATCGTTAATTTTTTTGATTAAATAAATATAAAAAAACTATCTATAATTTCCTTTTTGGATATTAATTAAAGTTCAACCCCTTAGAGCTTATACTTTTGTTTGGCATTGTGGTGATATAGTTTTTGCTTTTCATTTGGTGTCAGGGCATGGGCCATTTCATAAAAGTCATGTACCCATTTTTGGTAACTTGCAGCCCTTAATAAAACCGGCCAATCTCCCCCAAAGAGTACTCTATCCATACCAAATACATCTAAAACAGTTTCAAAATAGGGTTTCATTTGATCTATACTTTCCTCTGAGGGATTTGTTTTGGTTAGCATTCCTGAAATTTTACAGGACACATTTTCCAATTTAGAAAAGGCTGAGATGCCTTTCCTCCAGTCTTGCCATTCATTGTTTCCAATATCAGGATTTGCAATATGATCCAAAACTATAATTTGATCAGGGTGAGCTTTGGCAAACTCATATGCAGCTGGAAGGTCCTTTGTACGAATATTGAGATCATAAGACCATCCAAACCTACTAAGCAATTTCACCCCTTCTAAAAATGCCTTATGATTAGGCATAAAAGCTTTGCGAATACCTTTTACAATTTTTCTTTCGGCCAAAGCCTCCATTTCCCTCAGACCAGAAGCTCCTTTTTCTAAAGGGAAATAGGCTACCATTCCTGCAATTCTCTTGTCTCTTTCTTGAATTCCCAGCACCCAATCTACCTCCTGTAAGTATTGGTTTGGTGCGCGTCCACATTCTACAAATACCATTTTCTCTATTGGCAATCCTGCAGTTGCCTCGTGATAATCTGCTATTAAGAAATTCCGAGATAGGGGATTTTCAGGATTTTTCAACCAGGGGTAATCCAAATGACCTAAATCCCATAAGTGAAGATGGGTATCTATCAAAGGGATTTTATCCTTATCTAAGTGCTGTAAATCTAAAAAAGGAGCACTATCCTGCAGTGCCAATGCGCTACAGGCTAAGCCTCCCTTTTTCATAAATGTTCTCCTATCCATCTAGTGAATTCCACTTCCCTTAAGCAGGGATTTCGGGAGTATTTAATTTTGCAATGGATTTATCTATCTCTTCCTGACTAAGTTCATGACTTTTAATTTTACCAGAGAAATAATCATCATAGGCCTTCATGTCAAAATTCCCATGTCCACAAAGATTAAATAAGATGGTTTTGGAAACACCTTCTTCCTTGCACTTTTTGGCCTCTTTGATAGCTGTGGCAATACCGTGATTGGCTTCAGGAGCTGGAATAATACCTTCCGACCTTGCAAAAAGTACACCTGCTTCAAATATTTCCAGGTTGTCATGCGCCTGGGCTTCAATCAGCTTATCTTTTAGCAATTGACTTACAATCACGCCTGCACCGTGGTATCGAAGTCCTCCTGCATGAATAGGGGCTGGGATGAAATCATGTCCAAGTGTATACATTGGCAATAATGGTGTCATACCTGCTGTATCTCCAAAGTCATATCTAAACACTCCTCGAGTAAGTTTAGGGCAAGATGAGGGCTCACTCGCTATACAACGTATATTTTTACCCCCCTCTAAGTTTAATCTTAAAAACGGAAAAGAAAGCCCCGCGAAGTTTGATCCTCCACCAAATGGAGCAATTACAACATCCGGCATATCACTACCTGCTTTTTCCAACTGCTTGATGGCCTCTAGTCCAATAATAGTTTGGTGCAACTTCACATGGTTAAGGACACTTCCCAGAGCGTATTTTGTATCCTCCCTGGTTGCAGCCATTTCCACTGCCTCCGAAATAGCAATACCAAGACTACCTGGAGAATCTGGATGCTCTGCCAGAATTCTTCTCCCGGCTTCGGTTCTGTCTGATGGAGATGGGTAGACATTAGCACCCCAGGTATTCATCATCATTTTCCTATAAGGCTTGTCATTATAGGAAAGTCTAACCATATAAACATCACATTCAATCCCGAAATGCTGGCAAGCAAAGCTCAAAGCACTACCCCATTGACCTGCACCTGTTTCCGTGGTTATTCTTTTTACCCCTTCTTGTTTATTGTAATAAGCTTGGGGAATAGCCGTATTTGGCTTATGAGAACCCGAAGGACTGACTCCTTCATATTTATAATAAATCTTTGCAGGTGTATCTAAAGCTTTTTCCAGACCATAAGCCCTGTACATTGGAGTAGGCCTCCATATGGAATACATATTTCTAACTTCATCAGGAATCGAGACCCACTTATCAGTGGTCATCTCTTGTTTGATCAAGGCCTCTGGAAACAAAGGAGCCAAAGCTTCAGGCCCAAGTGGTTCCATGGTTCCTGGATTTAATGGCGGCAATGGCTTGTTAGGCATATCCGCAATGATATTGTACCAGTTTTCTGGTATTTCCCTTTCTTCTAAGTTAATTTTTCGGTTTTTCATTTAATAAATTAATAAAAGGTGACTGATTTTAACTTGACAAGCTTTCTAAACCCTAAATAGGCAAAGTATTTTCTAATATGCGATGTTATCGCTTTAAAACCAACCTATCTACCGCTATTTTCACGTTAAATCAGAAGTGGGAACGATCCTTCACCAAATAGGCAATTGTTTTTTTGATCTCACCCGGTCGCGTAAATAACCATAAAACCTACCTATATTTTCAGGTCTAAGGTTTTTTCTTCAAACTGCTATTGAGCACATAAGCCTCTATTCCTTGATTGTTAATCCCAACTAATAATATTTTGAGATGCGATAAATCTATTATGGCTGTGTTTTTTACATCTCCTAGAAACGCCAGTCCAGTTTTCCTTGGATCCACTGTTGAAAATTCACCCTTGCCATCTCCAAGGTAGACCTGACCAAAATTGGCGTCAATCATCCCCAATCTAAGCCGAGTGGTGTTCTGGTTTCCTCCAAGGATAAAATCCAAGTTCCCATCCCCATCAATATCCATCACACTAATGGTAAAAACAGGCGCATATTGCGCCTCAACAGGCAATTCATGCCTAAGGAACTTATTGCCTTTGTTCTCTAGGTAAATTGTTTTTAGCTCATTGATCTCCAATTTATTTGCTTGTTTAAGAGCCTCTTTGCTAAATAAATCCTCAAGCTTGGCTTTTGAAAATGAAGCGTAATCAGTGAATTTGCTGCGCATTCCATACATTTGATCCAACAATTCATCCCTACTCATAAAAGGAACAAGCGCTCCCTTATAATAATAGTTTAAAATTGGATCTACAGAACCATTGCCATCAAAATCAGCATAAACCAGTGTCAATGGCCCTTGATCAGTAGCTTTCAACTGACTATTGGTACCAAAATTCCCTACAATAAAATCTATATCCCCATCCTTATCAAAGTCTCCTGCTTCCAATTTTGACCATTTCCCTACCAAGGGTTTGTCAAAATATTCAGCCGTCTGCCCAATAAATGATTTTCCTTCTTGATTTACAAATACACTAATAGGCATCCAGTCTCCAATGACTACCAAATCCTGCCAACCATCCTGGTTTACATCTATCCAGGAGGCATCCGTAACCATCCCTAAAGTTGATATTTCAGGGAAAAATTTTTCAGTATGGTCTTCAAACTTTCCATTTCCATCGTTGATGAAAATAAAAGACGAAGCCGGTTTAGGATATTGACCAGGGACAGCTCTTCCCCCAATAAAAAGGTCCAAATCCCCATCATTATCAAGGTCAAATGGTTTAGCTACACTGTTACTGCTCAAAACATTTGGTAATGCATTGGCTTTATAATTAAAGTTTCCTCCACCTTGATTGATATACAATCGGTCCTTTAATTCCGGGGAATCTCTTTCAAAGTCATGGTACCCCCCATTTACGATATACAAATCCTGTTTACCATCACCATTCGCATCAAAAAACACGGCATCTGTAGTGGCACTGCCCTTCATGTCTGACAAATCCAGGCCTTGGGATTCCAAAAATTGTCCGGTGGAAACCTGAAAATACAATTTACCTTGTGTCTCTGAAGTACCTCCGATAAAGACATCAGAGTATCCATTATTATTCACATCCCCCACTGCAATTACAGGCCCACTTGGTGACAACATGTGAGACAATAGAGGTTGCCGCTTAAAATCATTGTACCCTGCTTCCACATGCTTAAAGGGTATAGGTGACACAATTTTGGTAAAAATAGAGGAGTTAATATTCTCAGGTTTAGCCTCTTTATCTAAAGCCTTGCGCTCATCTAACTGCAGCAATTGATTACTCGCAATATTTCTGATCCATTGTTGTTTTCCTCCAGGCCATGTAATTTTAAGAGAGTCAATATTATCAGCTGCACCAAGCCCTATGTGCAAAATATGACTTACAGAGGATTGAAAGCCTCTAGTGGGTTGCTGTTCAAAATATTGCTGCTGCTCTCCGATATAGACATTTATTTTAGCTCCAATACCACTGGTATTACTCCCCTCCCCATTCAACTTTAATTGGAGGTAATTGCCTTCATTTTCCTCAGGAGCTAAAACATTGGCGTAAATCCCCGCAAAGTCATTCAAATGATTGACTACCAAATCTAAAGATCCATCCCTGTTAAGGTCAGAATAAGCTGCACCATTAGAGAAATTTGGTTCTTCAAAGCCCCAATCCTCGGACACATCTTTAAAGATTGCCCCATTTTCATTTCTAAAAACATAATCATGAATCGGAGTGGAACTCATGCTGGTAACCAAATGGAGTGTATCGGCTTTTTCTTTTGCTCGGGCTTTACTGAAATAATAATCCCCTTTGTACTTTAAAAAATCCCTATTGGTATAATCTCTATAATAGCCATTACTAACAAAAAGATCTTTCCAGCCATCATTGTCAAAATCCGTAAAAAAAGCAGCCCAACTCCAATCGGTATTTGACATTCCAGATAGCTGTCCTATTTCGCTAAACATCCCAGTACCTTGGTTGATGTGCAGCATGTTTCGCATATTTTGATGATAAAAGCCTTTCATTACCATTAAGGCATATTGCTCATAATTTTCCGGCCCATACAGTAATTTTTGGCGTTCATTATCCTCAGGTAGCATGTCCAAAGTAAAAAGGTCTACAAGCCCATCATTGTTAACATCATTAAAATCAGAGCCCATAGAGTAATAGGATATATGCTGTAAATACTCCGTTAGTTTTTCAGAAAATGTGCCATCACCATTGTTTATATATAAATAATCCGGCTCTATATAATCATTTGAGATGTGAATATCAGGATAGCCATTACCAGTAATATCTGCAATTGCTATTCCAAGACCAAAGCCCATGGAATTCCCAATAATACCTGCTTCTTCACTTACATCGATATATACTCCATTGTCATTTCTGAAAAACTTATCTCCAGCAAGCGGATTCCTATCCTTTCTTTTCGCGTCAAAATCTATTTCATTGATTACCTGAGTATTGTGATTGAGCAAATACATGTCAAGATCTCCATCCAAATCAAAATCGAAAAAAGCAGCTTGAATACTATTGGCAGTGTCGGCTAAACCATATTTTTCAGCCTCATCTATAAAAGTATTGTCCTTTTGATTGATCAGCAATTCATTTTTTCTGGAAGAAGCATCACCCTTTCCTGAATAACAAACATAAATATCAAGGTAACCATCCCCATTGACATCAACCATGGTCGCTCCAGTAGTCCACGCATCTTTACCTAGTGTTCCAGACGATTTTCCTATATCCTTGAACTTAAAGTCTCCTTGGTTTAAATAAAGCTTATTAGAAGTCATGTTACCTGTGAAAAACAAATCATCAAGACCATCATTATTAATATCACCTATGGCAACACCTCCACCATTGTAAAAATACTCATAGGTTAAAATATTGGTTTGCTGACTCTCTACCAATTTGTTTTGAAATTTCACTCCAGATTTTCGACTGGAAATCTTTTCAAACCCTTGGGCTATCACACAAAAATGAATGAAGTAAAGGAACAATACTAGAACGAAATATTTATTATGGTTTTTCATAATTCAATCTTCCCCCTACTTTTTGGGTTATATTTGAATGCGGGGTAACAGTAGTAAATCTACATTTTTTATGGGGTTCGCACAATAGCACAAATTGCACTCTAAAACGTTGAAAATAGACTTTTTATAGATTTATTCTTCAGGACTCGATTTATTAGTAAAAATCAAAAAAATTCAATCCAGCGCTGTAAAATGACTTTATAGGTTTTGATAAAAAAACTTGCTTAATATAAGCTATCTACTCTCCCGTATTAGCGATATTCTCAAGTTTAGCCAGTCAAAAATTAATTCAACCATTGGGGTTCCCCCCATAAGTCAAGTTTTCCAATAATCCGCTCCAACTCTGGCTTGCTCAACATTTAAAATTTCATTATAATT
Protein-coding sequences here:
- a CDS encoding endonuclease MutS2 → MKLYPDNLEEKIDFDKIKDLIRQECTGVLGADFVKKIAFSKDRRLLSRLLTQTEEFRQILVSGDPFPSNNYINIYPYLNKAKIEGTFLFEEDFHEIRLGLKTLAGCVLFFKKNAEEYPQLHQLLGMVEEDILLEFSINKVLDDKGKIKDNASKELNIVRTQLAYEENRIRKVLDSIYRSAKSQGFTPEDASITIRGGRMVIPVLAEYKRRIKGFIHDESATGQTVYLEPAEVLDINNDIKDLLYMERREVQKILTKLTDELREYIPTLRRAFYFLGMIDFIRAKAKFAIKINGINPEMVKEREMSWIKARHPLLEMSLKQQQKEIVPVTIKLDPNNRVLVISGPNAGGKSVTLKTVALVQFMYQCGLLVPMEPKSKCAIFDQFFIDIGDEQNIENDLSTYSSHLMNMKHFTFYANKKTLFFIDEFGTGTEPQFGGAIAEAILIALNKSGAFGLVTTHYGNLKQLASKSQGMVNGAMRFDVDRLEPLYELEIGKPGSSFAFEIAGKIGIPKEIVLHAKAQIGETRVRYDKLLLKVESEKSKYENLMAEVERKDRLLAIKLREYNSLKATLDSQQKVILNEAKAQAKVLLDDTNRKIENTIRSIKESQANKEATKQIRKELDEHKEAIKPEKKPVERKETIKVVGGTITAGDQVRIKDNGALAEVLEIKGKQASVTIGDLKSTVKLNRLEKISNTSLKKEKKAIAKRISYDTSSKMANFSPNLDIRGKRGEEVFMLVQNFIDDAFMLGINDVKVIHGKGDGILRELTRNLLRESSSVAGFSDEHADRGGSGVTLVQFKD
- a CDS encoding DUF4296 domain-containing protein yields the protein MKHLYIAFAFLFGTISCHENDGSDNILSEDDMVNILVDIHLTEGFVQSLSIPYDSTKILYPILERRIFEKHGIPDSVYIKSLEYYLRDATKMEYLYERAIDSLSVKEKEAQQNLQP
- a CDS encoding DUF58 domain-containing protein, whose protein sequence is MNQLLKKLRKYEILLRKVANSHLQGDHQSIFKGAGLEFDDLRPYQYGDDVRTIEWKVSAKGHGTFVKTFKEDKDQSVYFLLDVSGSQDIGSKVRKKIDLGKEIAGVLTLASIHDGSQVGLIGYSDQKESIILPGKGTRQAVKVIKGIFSKDNKSKKTDLNGMFTFCLNLIKKRSILFVISDFIDEGYERPLKALAFKHDLVVLQMTDPIESALPSLGIIPVFDKEEGKTTWVNTAFGGFSKKIATSFTSDRVQLKDFCKKNQINYLQIATDQDIVLPLMELFKLRNKTMKRG
- a CDS encoding vWA domain-containing protein, which gives rise to MTDVSSFFSWSWFTPETLRSFEWENYSLLHLIWIIPIVLLIRKFIKLLKKPVLELSLPKIVASNNPWTYLRLIPSFFFLLALWMVVIALARPQRTNEKVEQYTEGIDIMLVMDISESMDLQDFTPNRLEAAKETAIDFINGRIADRIGMVIFSGEAFSLAPLTTDYELLTDLVNSITFNMMDAKGTAIGSAVSTGINRMRESEAKSKVMVLLSDGDNNAGNVDPVFAAQLAEAMDVKIYTIAVGKDGMVPYGTDFFGRPQMIESYLNEETLRNIARITKAEFFRASDDKALENIFKRIDELEKAEIIESRYKETMDYYRPYLIWGILFFFVWMALKSTFFNNFLLD
- a CDS encoding Gfo/Idh/MocA family protein — translated: MLEKPNNNKTPDSRRDFIKSSSLAAAGFFIVPRFVLGGKGHVAPSDKVNVGMIGVGGKGRQNAQDLMKLDDVQITAIADPAEYWDLANFYYKSIAGRHPVKRMVEDHYEDKTENFKVNEYLDFREMLEKEKGLDAICCSTPDNTHAVITYASMKSGKHVYCEKPLTHNIWEARMIKDLTKETGLATQMGNVGHSTDGIRQTVEYLRAGVIGEVKETHSWVPASRWIDEMQAVPTTNTQKPHGFDWDLWLGPSANRPFHEWYTPVTWRDFWDFGCGALGDFGCHDMDAATWAFELGHPDTIEVFPAGFSNENIAPYGEIGYYNFPDNNTGKPIQLTWYSGGLKPQLHQYLPEGYKWPSRATLFVGDKGIIVNGGDRVPHVFPESLAANMKKPKEVIPRSKGHFRDWVNAIKGGPAASSNFEYGAHLTEITLLGVLSLRMKGQKINWDAKNLKATGIGEVDQYIKEPVRTGWEMS